The Rhizobium sp. BT03 genome has a window encoding:
- the mmsA gene encoding multiple monosaccharide ABC transporter ATP-binding protein: MDNTILEMRSITKTFPGVKALENVNLKVRKGEIHALVGENGAGKSTLMKVLSGVYPTGSYDGDIVYEGETRNFKVLKDSEEIGIVIIHQELALVPLLSIGENIFLGNENAKSGVISWDETFNRTKQLLKKVGLSESPNTLVTDIGVGKQQLVEIAKALSKSVKLLILDEPTASLNESDSDALLTLLMEFRKQGITSIIISHKLNEIRKVADQITVLRDGMTVKTLDCHADEISEDIIIRNMVGRDLEDRYPPRSVPIGETILEVKNWNAYHQHHRDRQVLHDINVTVRKGEVVGIAGLMGAGRTEFAMSLFGKSYGHKVSGEVLMHGKPVDVSTVRRAIDAGLAYVTEDRKQLGLVLNDTILHNTTLVNLKAVSNASVIDSVKESRVATDYRSKLRIRSSSIFQETVNLSGGNQQKVVLSKWLFSNPDVLILDEPTRGIDVGAKYEIYTIINQLAADGKAVLMISSEMPELLGTCDRIYVMNEGRIVAELPKGEASQETIMRAIMRSGEKKQ, from the coding sequence ATGGACAATACCATCCTCGAAATGCGGAGCATCACCAAGACGTTCCCGGGCGTCAAGGCGCTGGAGAACGTGAACCTCAAGGTTCGCAAGGGTGAAATTCACGCATTGGTCGGCGAAAACGGGGCCGGCAAATCGACCCTGATGAAAGTCCTATCGGGCGTCTACCCCACCGGAAGTTATGACGGCGACATCGTCTATGAAGGCGAGACGCGCAACTTCAAGGTCCTGAAGGATTCCGAAGAAATCGGCATCGTCATCATTCACCAGGAACTGGCGCTGGTGCCGTTGCTGTCGATCGGCGAGAACATCTTCCTCGGCAACGAGAATGCCAAGAGCGGCGTCATCAGCTGGGACGAGACGTTCAATCGCACCAAGCAGCTGCTCAAGAAGGTCGGCCTGTCGGAATCTCCGAACACGCTGGTGACCGACATCGGCGTCGGCAAGCAGCAACTGGTCGAGATCGCCAAGGCGCTGTCGAAGAGCGTCAAGCTGCTCATCCTCGACGAGCCCACCGCCTCGCTCAATGAAAGCGATTCCGACGCGCTACTGACGCTGCTGATGGAATTCCGCAAGCAGGGCATCACCTCGATCATCATTTCCCACAAGCTGAACGAAATCCGCAAGGTCGCCGACCAGATCACCGTTCTGCGCGACGGCATGACGGTCAAGACGCTTGACTGTCATGCGGACGAGATCAGCGAAGACATCATCATCCGCAACATGGTCGGCCGCGATCTCGAAGACCGCTACCCGCCGCGTTCGGTGCCGATCGGCGAAACCATTCTCGAAGTGAAGAACTGGAACGCCTATCACCAGCATCACCGCGACCGCCAGGTCCTGCACGATATCAACGTCACCGTCCGCAAGGGCGAAGTCGTCGGCATCGCCGGTCTGATGGGGGCGGGGCGCACCGAATTCGCCATGAGCCTGTTCGGCAAATCCTACGGGCACAAGGTGTCCGGTGAAGTGCTGATGCATGGCAAGCCGGTCGATGTCAGCACCGTGCGCCGTGCGATCGACGCCGGTCTCGCCTATGTCACCGAAGACCGCAAGCAGCTCGGCCTGGTGCTCAACGACACGATCCTGCACAATACGACGCTGGTCAACCTGAAGGCGGTGTCGAATGCATCGGTCATCGACAGCGTCAAGGAATCCCGGGTTGCGACCGACTATCGCTCGAAGCTGCGCATCCGCTCTTCCAGCATTTTCCAGGAAACGGTCAATCTTTCCGGCGGAAACCAGCAGAAGGTGGTGCTGTCGAAGTGGCTGTTCTCCAATCCCGATGTTTTGATCCTCGACGAGCCGACGCGCGGCATCGACGTGGGTGCAAAATACGAAATCTATACTATCATCAATCAGCTCGCGGCTGACGGCAAAGCCGTTCTGATGATCTCGTCGGAAATGCCGGAACTTCTTGGCACCTGCGACCGCATCTACGTCATGAATGAAGGGCGTATCGTTGCGGAACTGCCGAAGGGAGAAGCGAGCCAGGAAACCATCATGCGCGCCATCATGCGCTCAGGAGAGAAGAAACAATGA
- the mmsB gene encoding multiple monosaccharide ABC transporter permease, giving the protein MTPINQPIAEQGRVVSIGDYVRGNIREYGMFIALIAIMVFFQISTGGVLFRPLNLTNIILQNSFIVIMALGMLLVIVAGHIDLSVGSVVGFIGAIAGVMTVQWHVNYVLAGVVCLAMGALVGGVQGYFVAYHKIPSFIVTLAGMLVFRGLTLFVMTASGTGTSIGPFPPEFQLISIGFLPNLFDMGGINSTSIILTVIGAVALFYMAWRKRLSNERHGNDVEPMGFFLAQNIIVALAILGLGLQLSVYRGFPNVLVVMLALVAAYAFITRRTTIGRRIYAMGGNEKATKLSGINTERLTFLTFANMGLLAGLAGLIVALRLNSATAKGGFGLELDVIAACFIGGASAQGGVGKVTGAVIGALIMGIMNNGMSIHGLGTDSQQMVKGAVLLAAVFFDVYNKNKG; this is encoded by the coding sequence ATGACGCCGATCAATCAACCCATCGCTGAGCAAGGGCGCGTCGTCTCGATCGGAGACTACGTTCGCGGCAACATCCGGGAATACGGCATGTTCATCGCGCTGATCGCGATCATGGTGTTCTTCCAGATTTCGACCGGCGGCGTTCTCTTCAGGCCGCTCAACCTGACCAACATCATCCTGCAGAACTCGTTCATCGTCATCATGGCGCTCGGCATGCTGCTGGTTATCGTCGCCGGCCATATCGATCTTTCGGTCGGCTCGGTCGTCGGTTTCATCGGCGCCATCGCCGGGGTGATGACGGTGCAATGGCACGTCAACTATGTCCTGGCGGGTGTCGTCTGCCTTGCCATGGGCGCGCTTGTCGGCGGCGTCCAGGGTTATTTCGTCGCGTATCACAAGATCCCGTCCTTTATCGTAACACTCGCCGGCATGCTGGTCTTCCGCGGCCTGACGCTGTTCGTGATGACGGCATCGGGGACCGGTACCAGCATCGGTCCTTTCCCGCCGGAGTTCCAGCTGATCAGCATCGGCTTCCTGCCGAACCTGTTCGATATGGGCGGCATCAACTCGACCTCGATCATTCTGACCGTGATCGGCGCCGTCGCCCTGTTCTACATGGCATGGCGCAAGCGGCTCTCGAACGAGCGGCATGGCAATGACGTCGAGCCCATGGGTTTCTTCCTCGCTCAGAACATCATTGTCGCGCTCGCCATTCTGGGGCTCGGCCTCCAGCTGTCGGTCTATCGCGGCTTTCCGAACGTGCTGGTCGTCATGCTGGCCCTGGTCGCGGCCTATGCCTTCATCACCCGTCGCACGACGATCGGCCGCCGCATTTACGCCATGGGCGGCAATGAGAAGGCGACCAAGCTTTCCGGTATCAACACCGAGCGGCTGACCTTCCTGACCTTCGCCAATATGGGACTGCTCGCCGGTCTCGCCGGCCTGATCGTGGCGCTGCGCCTCAACTCGGCGACGGCCAAGGGTGGTTTCGGTCTCGAGCTCGACGTCATCGCCGCCTGCTTCATCGGCGGCGCGTCGGCCCAGGGCGGCGTCGGCAAGGTGACGGGCGCGGTCATCGGCGCCTTGATCATGGGCATCATGAACAACGGCATGTCGATCCACGGTCTCGGCACCGACTCGCAGCAGATGGTCAAGGGCGCGGTGCTTCTCGCCGCCGTGTTCTTCGACGTCTACAACAAGAACAAGGGCTGA
- the araD1 gene encoding AraD1 family protein gives MLISQIKGANGEIVVAVREQGGAARSVKNAGSVYALAMEAADGGQSLVSVIEAHGYGDAVDLEKVYAEGRFLPPITHPDAAHLHLTGTGLTHLGSAATRDSMHKKTSEAAEETLTDSMKMFKMGLENGKPKAGEKGVQPEWFYKGNGHGTAAPGAPLVSPSFALDGGEEPEMAGIYVIASDGSPFRIGFALSNEFSDHVTERINYLYLAHSKLRPAAYGPEIRIGAAPDDIRGTSRIKRGDKVIFEKPFLSGEANMSHTFANLEYHHFKYGLFRAPGDVHVHMFGTATLSFADGIKAEEGDVFEIEVTEFGLPLRNPLKVAAEEEIAVKQL, from the coding sequence GTGCTTATTTCCCAGATCAAGGGTGCCAACGGAGAGATCGTCGTCGCCGTGCGCGAGCAGGGCGGCGCAGCCAGGTCGGTGAAGAACGCCGGCAGCGTCTACGCGCTGGCGATGGAAGCCGCCGATGGCGGCCAGTCGCTTGTCTCAGTCATCGAGGCGCATGGTTACGGTGATGCCGTCGATCTTGAGAAGGTCTATGCGGAAGGCCGCTTCCTGCCGCCGATCACCCATCCGGACGCTGCCCACCTGCATCTGACCGGCACCGGGCTCACGCATCTCGGTTCGGCCGCCACCCGTGATTCCATGCACAAGAAGACCAGCGAGGCGGCCGAGGAAACGCTGACCGACTCGATGAAGATGTTCAAGATGGGCCTTGAGAACGGCAAGCCGAAGGCCGGCGAAAAGGGCGTGCAGCCCGAATGGTTCTACAAGGGCAACGGCCATGGCACGGCTGCTCCCGGCGCGCCGCTCGTCTCGCCTTCCTTCGCGCTCGACGGCGGCGAAGAGCCTGAAATGGCCGGCATTTACGTCATCGCCAGCGACGGCTCGCCGTTCCGCATCGGCTTCGCTTTGTCGAACGAGTTTTCGGACCACGTCACCGAGCGGATCAACTATCTCTATCTGGCCCACTCGAAACTGCGCCCCGCCGCCTATGGTCCGGAAATCCGCATCGGCGCCGCCCCGGACGACATCCGCGGCACCTCGCGCATCAAGCGCGGCGACAAGGTGATCTTCGAAAAGCCCTTCCTGTCCGGTGAAGCGAACATGTCGCACACCTTCGCCAATCTCGAATATCACCATTTCAAATACGGCCTCTTCCGTGCGCCTGGTGATGTCCATGTCCATATGTTCGGCACGGCGACCCTGTCTTTTGCCGACGGCATCAAGGCGGAAGAGGGCGATGTCTTCGAAATCGAAGTCACCGAATTCGGCCTGCCGCTCAGGAATCCGCTGAAGGTGGCCGCCGAAGAAGAGATCGCCGTCAAGCAGCTCTGA
- a CDS encoding aldehyde dehydrogenase family protein, whose translation MTIYQNLIAGEWVGTNATKNINPSDTNEVVGLYADGSAEDTKNAIAAAKAAFPAWSRSGIWERHVILKKTGDEIMARKDELGALLAREEGKTLPEATGEVIRASQIFEFFAGEALRLAGEVIPSVRPNIGVEITREALGVIGIITPWNFPIAIPAWKIAPALCYGNTIVFKPAELVPACSWAIVDILNRAGLPKGVLNLVMGKGSVVGQAMLESPDVAGITFTGSTGTGRRVAAASIEHNRKFQLEMGGKNPMVVLDDADLSVAVEAAANSGFFSTGQRCTASSRLIVTEGIHDKFVAALTDKLKTLVVDNALKAGTHIGPVVDERQLKTDTDYIEIGKSEGAKLAFGGEVISRETPGFYLQPTLFTEATNQMRISREEIFGPVVSVIRVKDYDEALATANDTPFGLSAGIATTSLKHATHFKRNSEAGMVMVNLPTAGVDFHVPFGGRKGSSYGPREQGKYASEFFTVVKTAYTLA comes from the coding sequence ATGACCATTTATCAAAACCTGATCGCCGGCGAATGGGTCGGCACCAACGCGACGAAGAACATCAACCCGTCCGATACGAACGAAGTCGTCGGCCTCTATGCCGACGGCAGCGCCGAAGACACGAAAAACGCCATCGCCGCCGCCAAGGCCGCCTTTCCGGCCTGGTCGCGCTCGGGCATCTGGGAACGCCACGTCATCCTGAAGAAGACCGGCGACGAGATCATGGCGCGCAAGGACGAGCTCGGCGCGCTGCTCGCCCGTGAAGAGGGCAAGACCCTGCCTGAGGCCACCGGCGAGGTCATTCGCGCGTCGCAGATCTTCGAATTCTTCGCAGGCGAAGCGCTGCGGCTGGCCGGCGAGGTGATCCCGTCGGTGCGCCCGAACATCGGCGTCGAAATCACCCGCGAAGCGCTCGGCGTCATCGGCATCATCACGCCCTGGAACTTCCCGATCGCCATTCCCGCCTGGAAGATCGCGCCGGCGCTCTGCTACGGCAACACCATCGTCTTCAAGCCGGCCGAGCTGGTGCCCGCCTGTTCCTGGGCGATCGTCGATATCCTCAACCGCGCCGGCCTGCCGAAGGGCGTGCTGAACCTCGTCATGGGCAAGGGCTCGGTGGTCGGCCAGGCGATGCTCGAAAGCCCCGATGTTGCCGGCATCACCTTTACCGGCTCCACCGGCACCGGCCGCCGCGTCGCCGCCGCTTCCATCGAGCATAACCGCAAGTTCCAGCTGGAGATGGGCGGCAAGAACCCGATGGTCGTGCTCGACGACGCCGATCTTTCCGTCGCCGTCGAGGCAGCCGCCAATTCCGGCTTCTTCTCGACCGGCCAGCGCTGCACCGCGTCCTCGCGGCTGATCGTCACCGAAGGCATCCACGACAAGTTCGTCGCCGCACTGACCGACAAGCTGAAGACGCTTGTCGTCGACAACGCGCTGAAGGCCGGCACCCATATCGGCCCCGTCGTCGACGAGCGGCAGCTGAAGACCGACACCGACTACATCGAGATCGGCAAGTCGGAGGGCGCCAAGCTCGCCTTCGGCGGCGAAGTGATTTCGCGCGAAACCCCCGGCTTCTACCTGCAGCCGACGCTGTTTACCGAAGCGACCAACCAGATGCGTATCTCGCGCGAGGAGATCTTCGGACCTGTCGTTTCGGTGATCCGGGTCAAGGATTACGACGAGGCGCTGGCGACCGCCAACGACACGCCGTTCGGTCTTTCGGCCGGCATCGCCACGACCAGCCTGAAACATGCGACGCACTTCAAGCGCAATTCGGAAGCCGGCATGGTCATGGTCAACCTGCCGACGGCGGGCGTCGATTTCCACGTTCCGTTCGGCGGCCGCAAGGGTTCGTCCTACGGCCCGCGCGAGCAGGGCAAATATGCCAGCGAATTCTTTACCGTGGTCAAGACGGCCTACACGCTGGCTTGA
- the araD gene encoding L-arabinonate dehydratase, with the protein MKKKAEWPRRLRSQEWYGGTSRDVIYHRGWLKNQGYPHDLFDGRPVIGILNTWSDMTPCNGHLRELAEKVKAGVWEAGGFPLEVPVFSASENTFRPTAMMYRNLAALAVEEAIRGQPMDGCVLLVGCDKTTPSLLMGAASVDLPSIVVTGGPMLNGYFRGERVGSGTHLWKFSEMVKAGEMTQAEFLEAEASMSRSSGTCNTMGTASTMASMAEALGMALSGNAAIPGVDSRRKVMAQLTGRRIVQMVKDDLKPSEIMTKQAFENAIRTNAAIGGSTNAVIHLLAIAGRVGIDLTLDDWDRCGRDVPTIVNLMPSGKYLMEEFFYAGGLPVVLKRLGEAGLLHKDALTVSGETVWDEVKEVINWNEDVILPAEKALTSSGGIVVLRGNLAPKGAVLKPSAASPHLLVHRGRAVVFEDIDDYKAKINDDSLDIDETCVMVMKNCGPKGYPGMAEVGNMGLPPKVLKKGILDMVRISDARMSGTAYGTVVLHTSPEAAVGGPLAVVKNGDMIELDVPNRRLHLDISDEELARRLAEWQPNHDLPTSGYAFLHQQHVEGADTGADLDFLKGCRGNAVGKDSH; encoded by the coding sequence ATGAAAAAGAAAGCGGAATGGCCGCGCAGGCTGAGGTCGCAGGAATGGTATGGCGGCACGAGCCGCGACGTGATCTATCACCGCGGCTGGCTTAAAAACCAGGGTTATCCGCACGACCTGTTCGACGGACGGCCGGTGATCGGTATCCTCAACACCTGGTCGGATATGACCCCGTGCAACGGTCATTTGAGGGAACTCGCCGAGAAGGTGAAGGCGGGCGTCTGGGAGGCCGGCGGCTTCCCGCTCGAGGTGCCAGTGTTCTCGGCCTCCGAAAACACCTTCCGCCCGACCGCGATGATGTACCGCAACCTCGCGGCTCTCGCCGTGGAAGAAGCGATCCGCGGCCAGCCGATGGACGGCTGCGTGCTGCTCGTCGGCTGCGACAAGACCACGCCGTCGCTGCTGATGGGCGCTGCCTCCGTCGACCTGCCGTCGATCGTCGTCACCGGCGGCCCGATGCTGAACGGCTATTTCCGCGGCGAGCGCGTCGGCTCCGGTACGCATTTGTGGAAGTTCTCCGAGATGGTGAAGGCCGGCGAGATGACCCAGGCCGAATTCCTCGAGGCTGAGGCCTCGATGAGCCGTTCCTCGGGCACCTGCAACACCATGGGCACCGCCTCGACGATGGCGTCGATGGCCGAAGCGCTCGGCATGGCACTGTCCGGCAATGCCGCGATCCCGGGCGTCGATTCCCGCCGCAAGGTGATGGCGCAACTGACCGGCCGCCGCATCGTCCAGATGGTCAAGGACGATCTGAAGCCTTCCGAGATCATGACGAAACAGGCCTTCGAGAACGCCATTCGCACCAATGCGGCGATCGGCGGATCGACCAATGCCGTCATCCATCTGCTGGCCATCGCCGGCCGTGTCGGCATTGATCTGACGCTCGACGATTGGGACCGCTGCGGCCGCGACGTTCCGACCATCGTCAACCTGATGCCATCGGGCAAATATCTGATGGAGGAGTTCTTCTATGCCGGCGGCCTGCCGGTGGTACTGAAGCGCCTCGGCGAAGCCGGCCTGCTGCACAAGGATGCGCTGACGGTCTCCGGCGAAACCGTCTGGGACGAGGTCAAGGAGGTCATCAACTGGAACGAGGATGTCATCCTTCCGGCTGAAAAGGCGCTGACGTCGTCCGGCGGCATCGTCGTGCTGCGTGGCAATCTCGCGCCGAAGGGCGCGGTGCTGAAGCCTTCGGCTGCCTCGCCGCATCTGCTGGTGCACCGCGGCAGGGCTGTGGTGTTCGAGGATATCGACGACTACAAGGCCAAGATCAACGACGACAGCCTCGACATCGACGAGACCTGCGTCATGGTCATGAAGAACTGCGGGCCGAAGGGCTATCCCGGGATGGCCGAAGTCGGCAATATGGGCCTGCCGCCCAAGGTGCTGAAGAAGGGTATCCTCGACATGGTGCGCATTTCCGACGCCCGCATGTCCGGAACGGCCTACGGCACCGTCGTGCTGCACACCTCGCCGGAAGCGGCGGTCGGCGGCCCGCTCGCCGTCGTGAAGAACGGCGACATGATCGAGCTCGATGTGCCGAACCGTCGTCTGCATCTCGACATATCGGACGAGGAACTGGCGCGGCGGCTGGCCGAATGGCAGCCGAACCACGATCTGCCGACATCGGGCTATGCCTTCCTGCATCAGCAGCATGTCGAAGGGGCCGATACCGGCGCCGACCTCGACTTCCTCAAGGGATGTCGCGGAAACGCAGTCGGCAAGGACAGCCACTAA
- a CDS encoding TadE/TadG family type IV pilus assembly protein encodes MLHRFIVDRSGNFGIMTALLVIPLLGAAGTAIDFGSALSLRTELYAAADAAAVGSITKNSDAAKQAATLSGDGLLTLGKSEAQKIFFSQMSKKQGDVPVAVDISVQKQGGTLSSTVSFSAQMPTTFMQVLGFHQIPVSGTATAQYEIPSYMDFFMLLDNTPSMGVAATTDDITAMKKATVNGHDGGKDKNCAFACHIVSEKGVEDKKSYYNVARENGVTIRIDVVAAAIKALMAKAKDTQSMPSQFRVAAYTFGQTAQDAKNAKLFKVSDLDYDLSAVAAATNMIGLMSIPYQNYYSDQQTSFDEALKGIEGEIKGNIGMGTSNADRQKIVFFVADGVGDSYKPAGCTSPKGANGGRCIEPIDTAYCKKLKDRGIKVAVLYTTYLPLPDNSFYNDWVKPFESKIATKMEECATPGFYFAVSPTDGIEEAMEALFLKIVSAPRITS; translated from the coding sequence ATGTTGCATCGTTTTATTGTTGACCGGTCGGGCAATTTTGGAATTATGACGGCGCTGCTGGTCATTCCCCTGCTGGGTGCGGCGGGCACAGCCATCGATTTTGGCAGCGCCCTGTCGCTTCGCACAGAATTGTATGCCGCTGCGGATGCGGCAGCCGTGGGATCCATCACGAAAAACTCGGATGCGGCAAAACAAGCAGCCACGCTGTCGGGCGACGGGTTGCTGACGCTCGGCAAATCCGAAGCGCAGAAAATCTTCTTTTCACAGATGTCCAAAAAACAGGGCGACGTTCCCGTTGCCGTCGACATCAGCGTTCAAAAACAGGGCGGCACGCTCAGCTCGACTGTATCCTTCAGCGCGCAGATGCCGACGACATTCATGCAGGTGTTGGGATTTCATCAAATCCCCGTTTCCGGGACGGCAACAGCGCAGTATGAGATCCCGTCCTACATGGATTTCTTCATGCTGCTGGATAACACCCCATCGATGGGTGTTGCCGCCACCACCGATGATATAACCGCCATGAAAAAAGCGACGGTGAACGGCCACGATGGCGGCAAAGATAAAAACTGCGCCTTCGCATGCCACATCGTTTCTGAGAAAGGCGTTGAGGATAAGAAGAGCTACTACAATGTCGCACGCGAGAATGGCGTGACCATCCGTATCGATGTGGTGGCCGCCGCCATCAAAGCCCTGATGGCCAAGGCGAAGGACACACAGTCCATGCCGAGCCAGTTCCGGGTCGCCGCATACACCTTCGGCCAGACTGCCCAGGACGCCAAAAACGCGAAGCTCTTCAAGGTCTCCGATCTGGACTATGATTTGAGCGCCGTGGCAGCCGCCACCAACATGATCGGTCTGATGAGCATTCCCTATCAGAACTACTACAGCGACCAGCAAACCAGTTTTGACGAAGCGCTGAAAGGGATTGAAGGCGAAATCAAGGGCAACATCGGCATGGGCACCAGCAATGCCGATCGTCAGAAGATCGTGTTTTTTGTCGCTGACGGTGTTGGCGATAGTTATAAGCCGGCCGGATGCACCAGCCCGAAAGGCGCAAACGGCGGACGATGCATCGAACCCATCGACACGGCTTATTGCAAGAAGCTCAAAGATCGCGGCATCAAAGTCGCCGTCCTCTATACGACCTATTTGCCCCTACCCGACAACAGCTTTTACAATGACTGGGTTAAGCCTTTCGAGAGCAAGATCGCCACGAAAATGGAAGAGTGCGCCACCCCCGGCTTCTACTTCGCAGTCAGTCCAACGGACGGCATTGAGGAGGCCATGGAGGCCCTGTTCCTGAAGATCGTCAGCGCGCCTCGGATAACCAGCTAA
- a CDS encoding type II toxin-antitoxin system VapB family antitoxin → MRSTINLDDALMDRAKSLTGIKETAALVRQALETLVRVESGKRLIALGGTMPDAEAAPRRRSAAVK, encoded by the coding sequence ATGCGATCCACGATCAATCTCGATGACGCACTCATGGATAGGGCGAAGTCTTTGACCGGCATTAAGGAAACCGCAGCTCTCGTCCGACAAGCGTTGGAAACGCTTGTTCGCGTAGAGTCCGGAAAGCGCCTCATCGCACTCGGAGGAACCATGCCGGATGCCGAGGCAGCCCCGCGCCGCCGGAGCGCAGCAGTTAAGTGA
- a CDS encoding type II toxin-antitoxin system VapC family toxin, producing MILADTSIWIDHFRHADAELRRIIEDDRLLCHPSVIGELALGSLRDRDRVMAFLAAQRGAVVATHDEVMTMINRYGIFSMGIGYTDAHLLASVLLERRATLWTRDKRLRLAAEKAGVSLHIPVNTPR from the coding sequence GTGATCTTGGCAGACACTTCGATCTGGATTGACCATTTCCGACATGCCGATGCAGAGCTACGCAGAATTATTGAAGACGATCGGCTGCTTTGCCATCCGAGCGTGATCGGCGAGTTGGCTCTCGGCAGCCTTAGGGATCGCGACAGGGTGATGGCCTTCCTGGCGGCTCAGCGCGGAGCGGTTGTCGCGACGCACGATGAAGTCATGACCATGATCAATCGGTATGGCATTTTCAGCATGGGCATCGGCTACACCGATGCTCACTTGCTGGCGTCCGTTCTTCTTGAACGGAGAGCGACGCTATGGACCAGGGACAAGCGGCTGCGGCTAGCGGCCGAAAAAGCGGGCGTCTCATTGCACATACCGGTCAACACGCCCCGCTAG
- a CDS encoding MurR/RpiR family transcriptional regulator — MKPTRSLESRIYSAYAGLSPSERRLADVMLEHQMDLALYTAGELARKAGVSTATAARLIRTFGYSSYPAAKRQIREAIHWGSPQGGAIDTAQHAAEVPTLAAVVQTNIDNIRATADGTPPETLDAICSACVEAERVFVVGMRNGFGLAHYAAHYLGLIKNDVRVLPATGTSMAHELSGIREGDLVICFAFRRRPRKLPLLLNEIRATGAIAVLITDISAAESAKAADHVIRCRCHSLAAFNSFTAAATMIDYISWTVAARLGELSVERFRKIDRMVELIDDVATPKRETARPKG, encoded by the coding sequence ATGAAGCCGACAAGGTCACTGGAATCCAGAATCTATTCCGCCTATGCCGGCCTTTCTCCCTCTGAACGGCGGCTGGCCGATGTGATGCTCGAGCATCAGATGGATCTGGCGCTTTACACGGCAGGCGAGCTTGCCCGCAAGGCGGGCGTTTCGACGGCGACGGCGGCGAGGCTCATTCGCACCTTCGGCTATTCGTCCTATCCCGCCGCCAAACGCCAGATCCGCGAGGCGATCCATTGGGGATCGCCGCAGGGCGGCGCAATCGATACCGCGCAGCATGCCGCCGAAGTCCCGACTTTGGCGGCGGTGGTCCAGACCAATATCGACAACATCCGCGCCACGGCGGACGGAACACCGCCGGAGACGCTCGATGCCATCTGCAGCGCCTGTGTCGAGGCCGAACGGGTCTTCGTGGTCGGCATGCGCAACGGCTTCGGCCTGGCGCATTATGCCGCGCATTACCTCGGCCTGATCAAGAACGACGTGCGGGTTCTGCCGGCCACCGGCACCTCGATGGCGCATGAATTGTCGGGTATTCGCGAGGGAGATCTGGTGATCTGCTTCGCCTTCCGCCGCCGGCCGCGCAAGCTTCCGCTGCTTCTGAACGAGATCCGGGCCACGGGCGCCATCGCGGTGTTGATTACCGATATCAGTGCCGCCGAAAGCGCCAAGGCTGCCGACCACGTCATTCGATGCCGCTGCCATTCGCTGGCGGCATTCAACTCTTTCACCGCGGCTGCGACGATGATCGATTATATCTCCTGGACCGTCGCGGCGCGGCTGGGCGAGCTCAGCGTCGAACGCTTCCGCAAGATCGACCGGATGGTCGAACTGATCGACGATGTCGCCACGCCCAAGCGGGAAACGGCGCGGCCGAAAGGCTAA
- a CDS encoding DMT family transporter translates to MTGLCYALTVLIWGTTWIAIKNQLGVVPIEASIAYRFALAGAILFVGLTVAKRLQPIPLRHHPYVFLQSICLFSCNFLCFYIAETLVPSGIVSVIFSAATIFNLANGIVAFGQRPSARILVGAAFGVAGIVCLFWNEAAAAAFDRNVAIGVMLALLGTWFFSVGNLVSVRNRKHGLSVTSVNAYGMLYGAGIVSAFAALRRVEFTFDPSVSYVGSFLYLAIFGSVIGFTTYLTVVNRLGAAKAAYMTVLPSLP, encoded by the coding sequence ATGACCGGCCTCTGCTATGCTTTAACCGTCCTGATCTGGGGCACTACCTGGATCGCCATCAAGAACCAGCTTGGCGTCGTTCCGATTGAAGCGTCGATCGCCTATCGCTTCGCCCTCGCCGGCGCGATATTGTTCGTAGGCCTGACGGTTGCAAAGAGGCTTCAGCCCATTCCCTTGCGTCATCATCCCTATGTGTTCCTGCAGTCGATCTGTCTCTTTTCCTGCAATTTTCTTTGCTTCTATATCGCCGAAACCCTGGTGCCGAGCGGCATCGTTTCGGTAATCTTTTCAGCGGCGACAATCTTCAATCTTGCCAATGGCATAGTCGCATTCGGTCAGAGGCCGTCGGCGCGCATTCTCGTCGGCGCGGCCTTCGGTGTTGCCGGCATTGTCTGCCTTTTTTGGAATGAGGCTGCTGCCGCCGCGTTCGACCGCAACGTGGCGATCGGTGTGATGCTTGCCCTCCTCGGGACATGGTTCTTTTCGGTCGGCAACCTGGTGTCCGTGCGCAACAGGAAGCACGGACTGTCGGTCACTTCGGTAAACGCATACGGAATGCTCTATGGCGCGGGCATCGTCTCGGCATTCGCCGCCCTTCGACGTGTCGAATTTACCTTCGATCCTTCAGTCTCCTATGTCGGCTCTTTCCTTTATCTCGCGATTTTCGGCTCAGTGATCGGGTTTACCACCTATCTCACCGTCGTTAACCGGCTGGGAGCAGCCAAAGCCGCTTACATGACCGTCCTCCCATCGTTGCCCTGA